One window from the genome of Pseudanabaena yagii GIHE-NHR1 encodes:
- a CDS encoding Uma2 family endonuclease — MTFCYSRQYLPESEKIKVLIRDSVQVLMDEMEIDFEGFGSKTFKRMDKLAGLEPDDCFYIQNNVAMRGIRKLDMTIDPPPDLAIEVDVTSKTKFDVYRTLGVPELWLYDQSLKIYILCDGDYVESQLSPIFGDLPIRDVIPQFLEISLSQGRSAAMKAFRLWMQENLS, encoded by the coding sequence TTGACTTTTTGCTACTCAAGACAGTATCTACCTGAAAGCGAAAAAATTAAAGTTTTGATTAGAGATTCTGTACAGGTCTTGATGGACGAAATGGAAATTGATTTTGAGGGGTTTGGCTCCAAGACTTTCAAGCGCATGGACAAACTTGCAGGACTAGAACCCGATGACTGCTTCTACATTCAAAACAATGTCGCTATGCGTGGTATCCGCAAACTAGACATGACCATCGATCCGCCACCCGATCTAGCGATCGAGGTAGATGTAACTTCCAAAACTAAGTTTGATGTTTATCGTACCCTTGGTGTGCCTGAACTCTGGCTATACGATCAGAGCTTGAAAATTTATATCTTGTGTGATGGCGATTATGTCGAATCACAGTTAAGCCCTATTTTTGGTGATCTTCCTATCCGTGATGTCATACCGCAGTTTTTAGAGATCAGTCTTAGCCAAGGACGCAGTGCAGCTATGAAGGCTTTTCGGTTATGGATGCAAGAGAACTTATCATAA
- a CDS encoding tetratricopeptide repeat protein — protein sequence MAHSIPYISRQSAEDLQNSFVRALAEPAAYPVMFYIWGIGGVGKSTLKRRLVDTHCQQADFTEVSFGLTEGINTPIELMAKLHSQLPPLAFWQRDLLAKDPFQTLYDEYQQTANQLQTESIDGKKLVDKEQLDHVKSLLKAGASALGDLMPISGLSKPVLETTAERTVDIAGMLLTEKDHWQQVLQQHRATKKNKELQALMLEPIPKLTKAFAEALVQRSQQTKKTVVLVLDTYEKVTSDLDRWLWQSLLANTQLQPHRVRLVVAGRKSLLDEEAWRKLQQDRNLIFERQLDRFDQSQTQKYLQDIGIKDDVEIAAIFKVTKGLPYYLNWVRQKQEKGKPISFAQGNQGIVKLLLQGLNDKEKQALQIAACCRWFERRLIQHLLEQQSELNWENGQSCYDWLIQREFVEPIQRFYRLDDVARDVFRESLWQESIEQFAQTHKIIADYYNVQGDRVIAPESHVSEKYASAEWCRYKAEALYHICFAANRDIRQVLLTHLFESHYFNQTDVIKTLFTVIASEFSLESHGLLTESTRKFLSTIQPAVMNGSMVLEKEVVRTEELDKLNLSRSQLESTRQICFGQIPSLEGLAKFAALIYKAKIVPKAQRLQWLQQAKKIAEHIVTEANPEFSSGLFLWDLGDAFIEAENYEEVIASYDRAVEIKPDYHEAWYNRGIALDNLGRYEEEIASYDQAVAIKPDLHQAWYNRGVALDNLGRYEEEIASYDQAVAIKPDKHEAWNNRGVALVNLGRNEEAIASYDRAVAIKPDKHEAWNNRGIALGNLGRYEEAIASYDRAVEIKPDFHEAWNNRGIALDNLGRYEEAIASYDRAVAIKPDFHEAWYNRGFALGNLGRYEEAIASYDRAVAIKPDKHEAWNNRGIALGNLGRYEEAIASYDRAVAIKPDDHEAWNNRGIALGNLGRYEEAIASYDRAVEIKPDDHEAWNNRGIALGNLGRYEEAIASYDRAVAIKPDDHEAWNNRGFALDNLGRYEEAIASYDRAVAIKPDFHEAWYNRGFALGNLGRYEEAISSYDKTLEIKPDYHYAWDNRGDALRDLNRYEEAISSYDKALEIKPDYHYAWSSRGYAFLRLGKFDEALASFEKEMEFNEGSAYYDKACFYVVQNQIDEAILNLQKTIEIDSEEYLNRAKTDSDFDNIRHDPRFQALIQ from the coding sequence ATGGCTCATTCCATTCCTTACATCTCGCGTCAATCGGCTGAGGATTTACAAAATTCTTTTGTGAGGGCTTTGGCTGAGCCTGCCGCGTATCCAGTGATGTTTTATATTTGGGGTATCGGTGGTGTGGGCAAGTCTACTCTGAAAAGACGATTAGTAGACACCCATTGCCAACAGGCTGATTTTACAGAAGTGTCGTTTGGATTAACTGAGGGGATTAATACGCCTATTGAGTTAATGGCAAAATTGCATTCACAGTTACCGCCATTAGCATTTTGGCAAAGAGATCTACTAGCAAAAGATCCATTTCAGACTTTATATGACGAATATCAACAAACAGCCAATCAACTGCAAACTGAATCGATTGACGGTAAAAAGTTAGTTGATAAAGAACAGTTGGATCATGTAAAAAGTTTGCTTAAGGCAGGGGCGAGTGCATTAGGAGATCTGATGCCAATATCGGGATTGAGTAAGCCTGTACTAGAGACTACAGCGGAAAGAACGGTTGATATAGCAGGGATGTTATTGACGGAAAAGGATCATTGGCAGCAGGTGTTACAACAGCATCGAGCAACAAAGAAAAACAAAGAATTACAGGCTTTGATGTTAGAGCCGATTCCTAAATTGACTAAAGCTTTTGCGGAGGCTTTGGTACAACGATCGCAACAGACTAAAAAGACGGTGGTATTAGTGCTGGATACCTACGAAAAAGTCACATCGGATCTAGATCGTTGGCTATGGCAATCTTTATTAGCAAATACGCAACTTCAGCCGCATCGCGTGCGGTTGGTGGTGGCGGGTAGAAAAAGTTTGTTGGATGAGGAAGCATGGCGCAAGCTTCAGCAGGATCGCAATCTCATTTTTGAGCGTCAATTGGATCGATTTGACCAAAGCCAAACTCAAAAATATTTACAGGATATTGGCATTAAGGATGATGTGGAAATCGCGGCAATCTTTAAGGTTACAAAGGGACTGCCCTACTATCTCAATTGGGTGCGACAGAAACAGGAAAAAGGTAAACCGATTAGTTTTGCTCAGGGTAATCAAGGGATTGTCAAGTTATTGCTACAGGGTTTGAATGATAAGGAAAAGCAAGCATTACAAATCGCAGCTTGTTGTCGGTGGTTCGAGCGCCGATTGATTCAGCATTTGCTGGAACAGCAGTCTGAGTTGAACTGGGAAAATGGACAAAGTTGTTATGATTGGTTGATCCAAAGAGAATTTGTGGAGCCAATCCAAAGGTTTTATCGACTCGATGATGTGGCGCGAGATGTGTTTCGAGAATCTCTCTGGCAAGAATCTATTGAACAATTTGCCCAAACCCATAAAATCATTGCTGATTATTACAACGTTCAAGGCGATCGGGTGATTGCGCCTGAGAGTCATGTCAGCGAAAAATATGCTAGTGCCGAATGGTGTCGCTACAAGGCTGAAGCGCTTTATCACATTTGCTTTGCCGCCAATCGAGATATTCGCCAAGTCCTTTTGACTCATCTTTTTGAATCCCATTATTTTAATCAAACTGATGTAATCAAAACTCTCTTTACCGTGATCGCTAGTGAATTTAGTCTCGAATCTCATGGTTTATTGACTGAAAGTACACGCAAATTTTTGAGTACGATCCAGCCAGCAGTGATGAATGGATCGATGGTTTTAGAAAAGGAAGTTGTCAGAACCGAAGAATTAGACAAACTAAATCTCTCTCGCTCTCAACTAGAATCGACAAGGCAAATCTGCTTTGGTCAAATCCCATCTTTAGAAGGTTTAGCGAAGTTTGCGGCGCTCATTTACAAAGCGAAGATTGTCCCTAAAGCTCAACGGCTTCAATGGTTACAACAAGCAAAGAAAATTGCTGAGCATATCGTCACAGAGGCAAATCCCGAATTTAGCTCTGGCTTGTTCTTATGGGATTTAGGCGATGCTTTCATTGAAGCAGAAAACTACGAAGAAGTGATCGCTTCCTATGACAGAGCCGTAGAAATCAAACCTGACTACCACGAAGCATGGTACAACCGAGGCATTGCGCTAGATAATTTAGGAAGATACGAAGAAGAGATCGCCTCCTATGACCAAGCCGTAGCCATCAAACCTGACTTACACCAAGCATGGTACAACCGAGGTGTTGCGCTAGATAATTTAGGAAGATACGAAGAAGAGATCGCCTCCTATGACCAAGCCGTAGCCATCAAACCTGACAAACACGAAGCATGGAACAACCGAGGTGTTGCGCTAGTTAATTTAGGAAGAAATGAAGAAGCGATCGCCTCCTATGACCGAGCCGTAGCCATCAAACCTGACAAACACGAAGCATGGAACAACCGAGGCATTGCGCTAGGTAATTTAGGAAGATACGAAGAAGCGATCGCTTCCTATGACAGAGCCGTAGAAATCAAACCTGACTTCCACGAAGCATGGAACAACCGAGGCATTGCGCTAGATAATTTAGGAAGATACGAAGAAGCGATCGCCTCCTATGACCGAGCCGTAGCCATCAAACCTGACTTCCACGAAGCATGGTACAACCGAGGCTTTGCGCTAGGTAATTTAGGAAGATACGAAGAAGCGATCGCTTCCTATGACCGAGCCGTAGCCATCAAACCTGACAAACACGAAGCATGGAACAACCGAGGCATTGCGCTAGGTAATTTAGGAAGATACGAAGAAGCGATCGCTTCCTATGACAGAGCCGTAGCCATCAAACCTGATGACCACGAAGCATGGAACAACCGAGGCATTGCGCTAGGTAATTTAGGAAGATACGAAGAAGCGATCGCTTCCTATGACAGAGCCGTAGAAATCAAACCTGATGACCACGAAGCATGGAACAACCGAGGCATTGCGCTAGGTAATTTAGGAAGATACGAAGAAGCGATCGCTTCCTATGACAGAGCCGTAGCCATCAAACCTGATGACCACGAAGCATGGAACAACCGAGGCTTTGCGCTAGATAATTTAGGAAGATACGAAGAAGCGATCGCCTCCTATGACCGAGCCGTAGCCATCAAACCTGACTTCCACGAAGCATGGTACAACCGAGGCTTTGCGCTAGGTAATTTAGGAAGATACGAAGAAGCGATCTCTTCCTACGATAAAACATTAGAAATAAAACCTGACTACCACTATGCTTGGGATAATCGAGGTGATGCGCTAAGAGATCTAAATAGATATGAAGAAGCGATCTCATCTTATGACAAAGCCTTAGAGATAAAACCTGACTACCACTATGCTTGGAGCAGTCGAGGTTATGCATTTTTGAGGTTAGGAAAATTTGATGAGGCTCTTGCTAGCTTTGAGAAAGAAATGGAATTTAATGAGGGTAGCGCTTATTATGACAAAGCCTGTTTCTATGTAGTACAGAATCAAATTGATGAAGCTATTCTCAACCTACAAAAAACAATTGAGATAGATAGTGAAGAATATCTTAATAGAGCAAAGACCGACTCAGATTTTGACAACATCCGCCACGATCCACGCTTTCAAGCCTTGATACAATAG
- a CDS encoding type II toxin-antitoxin system PemK/MazF family toxin has translation MKPNRGEIWLVNLEPTVGAEIRKTRPVVVISSDAIGKLPIKLIAPITDWKPYFEENIWHIKIEPDSTNGLSKVSAIDTLQLRGLDTTRFIRQLGRISEDIMIEITIAIALVIEYTPE, from the coding sequence ATGAAACCAAATAGAGGTGAAATCTGGCTGGTCAATCTTGAGCCAACCGTCGGTGCGGAAATTCGGAAAACTAGACCAGTGGTTGTGATTAGCTCAGATGCGATCGGCAAATTACCCATAAAACTGATTGCTCCCATTACTGACTGGAAACCATATTTCGAGGAAAACATCTGGCATATCAAGATTGAGCCAGATAGCACGAATGGATTAAGTAAAGTCTCAGCAATTGATACGCTTCAACTAAGAGGTTTAGATACCACAAGGTTTATCCGACAACTAGGGAGAATTTCTGAAGACATAATGATAGAAATTACGATCGCGATCGCTCTAGTAATCGAATATACACCAGAGTAA
- a CDS encoding DUF433 domain-containing protein, with product MSIVLEREAPPFREDETGAIRIGKTRVLLELVIRAFLDGASPETIVQQYSTLSLSDTYSAITYYLRHQESIEAYLQQREQIAAKVQQRFQELQPDMSLMRSRLLARRNN from the coding sequence ATGAGCATAGTTTTAGAACGCGAAGCACCACCCTTTCGAGAAGACGAAACAGGAGCAATTCGCATCGGCAAAACTAGAGTACTTCTAGAACTAGTAATCAGAGCATTCCTAGACGGAGCATCGCCCGAAACCATCGTGCAGCAATACTCTACCCTGTCTCTATCCGATACTTACAGCGCGATCACCTACTACCTTCGCCATCAAGAATCCATAGAAGCCTATCTCCAACAAAGAGAACAAATCGCCGCAAAAGTTCAGCAACGATTCCAAGAACTGCAACCAGATATGAGCCTAATGCGATCGCGCCTATTAGCCAGACGCAATAATTGA
- a CDS encoding alpha/beta fold hydrolase — MNVFTIENFQLQCGATLPQAQLVYQTHGELNGDRSNVILYPTSYGAQHPDIEWLVRPEGILDPTKWFVIIINMFGNGLSSSPSNCAECGLAEQGFWFTHLDNVTAQEQLLREVFGIKRLALVYGWSMGAQQAYHWGALYSDRVERIAAICGTAKTTEHNRIFLESLRYSLTSDPNWNGTSFDGIPDRGFRTFARIYASWAASQAFYREGLYYQFGYESLEDYLLRGWEAGYRKRDPRNLMAMLDTWLRCDVSDNPIYQKDYELAMRSIQAKTLVMPSTTDLYFTPEDCDREATLIPNSSYLPIPSIWGHRAGNPYQNPEDEQFIRQAVWELLSG, encoded by the coding sequence ATGAACGTTTTTACAATTGAGAACTTTCAACTTCAGTGCGGGGCAACTTTGCCACAAGCGCAACTGGTTTATCAGACCCATGGCGAACTAAATGGCGATCGCTCCAATGTAATTCTCTATCCCACCTCCTACGGGGCACAACACCCCGATATTGAGTGGCTAGTGCGACCTGAGGGTATTCTCGATCCGACTAAATGGTTTGTGATCATCATCAATATGTTTGGGAATGGACTATCGAGTTCGCCTAGTAACTGTGCGGAATGTGGCTTAGCTGAGCAAGGTTTCTGGTTTACCCATCTCGATAATGTCACGGCTCAAGAGCAACTGCTACGCGAAGTCTTTGGGATTAAGCGCTTAGCCCTTGTTTACGGCTGGTCGATGGGCGCACAGCAGGCTTATCATTGGGGTGCATTGTATAGCGATCGCGTAGAACGTATCGCCGCAATTTGCGGCACGGCGAAAACTACAGAGCATAATCGCATTTTCCTAGAGAGTTTGCGATATTCTCTAACTAGCGATCCAAATTGGAATGGAACTAGTTTTGATGGCATTCCCGATCGCGGATTTCGCACCTTTGCCAGAATTTACGCCAGTTGGGCAGCATCCCAAGCCTTTTATCGTGAAGGTTTGTATTATCAATTCGGTTACGAATCTCTTGAAGATTATCTTCTGCGTGGTTGGGAAGCTGGCTATCGCAAGCGCGATCCGCGAAATTTGATGGCAATGCTTGACACTTGGCTCAGGTGCGATGTCAGTGATAATCCTATTTATCAAAAAGATTATGAACTTGCCATGCGATCGATTCAAGCGAAAACCCTAGTCATGCCCAGCACTACGGATTTGTATTTTACCCCCGAAGATTGCGATCGCGAAGCGACTCTAATTCCCAATAGTTCCTATCTTCCCATTCCTTCGATCTGGGGACATCGTGCGGGCAATCCCTATCAAAATCCTGAAGATGAACAGTTCATACGTCAAGCAGTTTGGGAATTGCTAAGTGGGTAA
- a CDS encoding fatty acid desaturase family protein produces MFPNDTPAIDNPVDFASPTTPIETSSQPQLKPTQILSPQELNILNAKSNLKGTLQLLGHLAVMAGSGYLWGTNMGNLSDRWFIAIPALVLYGFSIAIMFAPLHEASHRTVFTNNRANDVLCWFAGLLSFYNSTFYRLYHKWHHRYTQIPDKDPELSDRKPTNLREYIIEISGITWWIGKFKRHFLTAIGNLENCPFIPESSRAEVILSNRLQLLVYAVAIAISIYFQQPWFITYWMLPLAVGQPILRFLLLAEHTDRPNTDNMLANTRTTLTLAPLRFLIWNISYHAEHHLYASIPFHQLGAAHTKLSSHFECVENGYINVHRQIIANFGAKTGNSAA; encoded by the coding sequence ATGTTTCCCAACGATACGCCAGCAATAGATAATCCAGTAGATTTCGCATCTCCCACAACTCCCATAGAAACATCTAGCCAGCCGCAGCTCAAACCTACCCAAATCCTTTCACCACAAGAATTAAATATATTAAATGCTAAGTCAAATCTGAAAGGAACCTTGCAATTATTAGGGCATCTTGCAGTGATGGCTGGTAGCGGCTATCTCTGGGGTACAAACATGGGAAATCTTAGCGATCGCTGGTTTATTGCCATACCTGCCCTAGTGCTTTACGGATTTAGCATTGCGATTATGTTTGCGCCTTTGCATGAGGCATCCCATCGCACTGTTTTTACGAATAATCGCGCCAATGATGTCCTTTGTTGGTTCGCAGGACTTTTATCTTTTTATAACAGTACCTTCTATCGGCTCTATCACAAATGGCATCATCGCTATACCCAGATTCCTGATAAAGATCCAGAACTTAGCGATCGCAAACCCACAAATCTCAGAGAATATATCATCGAAATTAGCGGGATTACTTGGTGGATTGGCAAGTTTAAGAGACATTTCCTCACCGCGATCGGCAACTTAGAAAATTGTCCATTTATTCCCGAAAGCTCCCGTGCGGAAGTGATTCTCTCTAACCGTTTACAGCTGTTGGTTTATGCCGTAGCGATCGCTATTTCTATCTATTTTCAACAACCTTGGTTTATTACCTATTGGATGCTACCCCTCGCAGTTGGTCAGCCGATTTTAAGATTTCTGCTCCTAGCCGAGCATACCGATCGCCCCAATACCGACAATATGCTTGCCAATACCCGCACCACGCTCACCCTTGCACCCTTACGATTCTTGATTTGGAATATTTCTTACCATGCCGAGCATCATCTCTATGCTTCCATTCCCTTCCATCAATTAGGTGCAGCCCATACAAAATTAAGTTCCCATTTTGAATGTGTCGAAAATGGCTATATCAATGTCCATCGCCAAATCATCGCTAATTTCGGCGCAAAGACTGGGAACTCCGCAGCATGA
- a CDS encoding ricin-type beta-trefoil lectin domain protein, with protein sequence MKRLALPLSILFGFPLVVTTQSTAQSPNYTLQLKANSDKCLQKKNPDWENGNPIHLWDCGVDKDNESWIYNAQTGQIRAKANPSKCLHKKNPDWENGNPIHLWDCDVDKDNESWIYNAQTGQIRAKANPDKCIQKKNPDWENGNPIHLWDCGVDKNNESWEKTIFAVNSHTTNTNNPKPAQTAPVKPVAANDDAEITCSGSNQLTSAEIQEILRVHNAARAEVNVPPLKWNCKLADFAQDWVNKDVWGHSSSEDRQKIILGSYSGENLAAAAPSSQNIATNGPTGWWQEKAFWNSESVSCQSGKVCGHYTQMVWRDTAEVGCGLNRKSSAMGGEWTQNSVYLSCVYNPGGNIGGRKPF encoded by the coding sequence ATGAAACGATTAGCATTGCCCCTATCAATTTTGTTTGGGTTTCCCCTCGTTGTCACCACCCAGTCAACTGCACAATCACCAAACTATACCCTTCAACTGAAAGCAAACTCTGATAAATGTCTCCAGAAAAAGAATCCTGATTGGGAGAATGGAAACCCAATTCATCTCTGGGATTGTGGTGTGGATAAGGACAACGAATCTTGGATCTACAACGCTCAAACAGGACAAATTCGTGCCAAGGCTAATCCTAGCAAATGTCTCCACAAGAAGAATCCCGATTGGGAGAATGGAAATCCAATTCATCTCTGGGATTGTGACGTAGATAAGGACAACGAATCTTGGATCTACAACGCTCAAACAGGACAAATTCGTGCCAAGGCTAACCCTGACAAATGCATCCAAAAGAAGAATCCCGATTGGGAGAATGGAAATCCAATTCATCTTTGGGATTGTGGCGTAGATAAGAACAACGAATCTTGGGAAAAGACTATCTTTGCTGTTAATTCTCACACAACTAACACCAATAATCCTAAACCAGCACAGACTGCTCCAGTCAAACCAGTTGCAGCCAATGATGACGCTGAAATTACTTGTAGTGGCTCAAATCAATTGACCAGTGCCGAAATCCAAGAAATCTTGCGAGTTCATAATGCAGCACGCGCTGAGGTTAATGTTCCACCACTCAAATGGAACTGTAAATTAGCAGATTTTGCCCAAGATTGGGTCAATAAAGATGTGTGGGGACATAGTTCTTCGGAAGATCGTCAAAAGATCATCTTGGGTAGCTATTCGGGTGAAAATTTAGCTGCTGCTGCTCCCTCAAGTCAGAATATTGCCACTAATGGACCAACTGGTTGGTGGCAAGAAAAAGCCTTTTGGAACAGTGAATCTGTAAGTTGTCAGTCAGGAAAGGTCTGCGGTCACTATACTCAGATGGTTTGGCGCGATACGGCTGAAGTAGGCTGTGGCTTAAATCGTAAGTCAAGTGCTATGGGTGGCGAATGGACGCAAAATTCAGTCTATTTATCTTGCGTTTACAATCCCGGCGGAAATATTGGTGGGCGTAAGCCATTCTAA
- a CDS encoding alpha/beta hydrolase — MIKYKFDAKDMYKDISFTTSIPKQKMSNKVTQEFEIHDKSTKLVIILHAYTSSPSKMIHVRDAVVEAIPNADIFIPQLPASISSLASPIEIVISLLNIVDQLWERRQQRDDKNPYDGVIIIGHSLGAILARKIYIYACGETREHLFEPEVIEVIEKGRRIWASKVERIILLAGMNRGWKISHHMPLSHVIMWTFGIVIGNIILLASKNCPLIFNIKRGSPFLTNLRIQWLAMKQATNLKEESTTLVIQLLGSVDDIVSPDDNVDLISGEDFYYLDVPMSGHADVINIDDRTNAGQERKKVFDIALTAPLTELQQYSTLPQDRHEITSFVKRPDVQNVVFVVHGIRDLGYWTRKIARRIQKMGKSQNITIESETSTYGYFPLLSFLLPWKRREKVAWLMDQYTEALAIYPNAEFSFVGHSHGTYLLAKALQDYPSCRFKNVVFAGSVVRTDYNWYQHIEKGQVKSVLNYVATGDFVVAIFPKAFQILGLQDLGSAGHDGFNHNKSVVNVKFVNGDHGAALNELNWDAIAAFIVDDNPNLTPNEIIRGGRSPLVILLGKVAPLLWFLILIVLILIGYFILFNTYLAEWQKTATFLLYLWSVFKILTSF; from the coding sequence TTGATTAAATATAAATTTGATGCTAAAGACATGTACAAAGATATTAGTTTCACTACATCTATACCTAAACAAAAAATGTCAAATAAGGTTACACAGGAATTTGAAATACATGACAAGTCTACAAAGCTGGTTATTATTTTGCACGCTTATACTTCCTCCCCAAGTAAAATGATCCATGTGCGTGATGCAGTTGTTGAGGCAATTCCTAACGCTGATATTTTTATCCCTCAACTACCAGCCTCTATCTCTTCATTGGCAAGTCCAATTGAAATTGTTATTAGTCTTCTAAATATAGTTGATCAACTATGGGAGAGAAGGCAGCAAAGAGACGATAAGAATCCCTATGATGGAGTTATCATAATCGGACATAGTCTAGGAGCTATTCTCGCAAGAAAAATTTATATTTATGCTTGTGGAGAAACTAGAGAGCATTTATTTGAACCAGAAGTAATAGAAGTAATAGAAAAAGGTCGTCGAATTTGGGCAAGCAAGGTTGAAAGAATTATCCTGCTAGCTGGAATGAATAGAGGTTGGAAAATATCTCATCATATGCCACTGAGTCATGTAATAATGTGGACATTTGGAATAGTAATTGGGAACATTATACTTCTGGCATCAAAAAATTGTCCTTTGATTTTTAATATTAAGCGTGGTTCACCATTTCTTACGAATCTTAGGATTCAATGGCTTGCAATGAAACAGGCTACAAATTTAAAAGAAGAGAGTACAACTCTAGTCATTCAGCTATTAGGATCTGTCGATGATATTGTTAGTCCTGATGATAATGTTGACTTAATAAGTGGAGAAGACTTTTATTACTTAGACGTACCCATGTCTGGTCATGCAGATGTAATTAACATTGACGATAGGACCAATGCTGGACAGGAAAGGAAAAAAGTGTTTGACATAGCCCTTACTGCTCCATTAACTGAATTGCAACAGTACAGTACACTACCTCAGGATCGGCACGAAATTACATCATTTGTCAAACGTCCAGATGTCCAAAATGTTGTTTTTGTAGTTCATGGTATTCGTGATTTGGGTTACTGGACCCGAAAAATTGCTCGACGGATTCAAAAAATGGGTAAATCTCAAAATATTACCATCGAATCGGAGACTTCAACTTATGGTTATTTTCCCTTACTTTCCTTTCTACTACCTTGGAAACGACGAGAGAAAGTTGCATGGTTAATGGATCAATATACTGAAGCTTTAGCTATTTATCCAAATGCAGAATTCTCTTTTGTTGGTCACAGTCATGGGACGTACCTATTGGCTAAAGCACTTCAAGATTATCCATCTTGTCGTTTTAAAAATGTCGTATTTGCTGGAAGTGTAGTTCGTACAGACTACAATTGGTATCAACATATTGAAAAAGGACAAGTTAAATCTGTCTTAAACTATGTAGCTACTGGAGATTTTGTAGTAGCAATTTTTCCGAAAGCATTTCAAATTTTGGGTCTACAAGATTTAGGGAGTGCTGGTCATGATGGATTTAATCACAACAAATCAGTTGTTAATGTGAAGTTTGTCAATGGAGATCACGGAGCTGCTTTGAATGAGTTGAACTGGGATGCTATAGCCGCTTTTATAGTTGATGACAATCCAAATCTTACTCCAAATGAAATTATTCGAGGGGGACGTTCTCCTTTGGTAATCTTATTAGGTAAGGTAGCACCATTATTATGGTTTCTAATATTAATAGTTTTAATCTTGATAGGTTATTTCATTCTCTTTAATACTTACTTAGCAGAGTGGCAGAAAACAGCAACTTTTTTGTTATATCTATGGAGTGTTTTTAAGATTTTAACCAGTTTTTAA
- a CDS encoding ABC transporter permease — protein MKSPKQSVSQRLMSIGIVISVIFLLMAIVSPLLQAFGLLNPSEFLSYPIHEPPSAQHWFGTDLQGHDVFARTIAGAGVAWQVTLASTIISLAIGVPLGMLSGYKGGWLDRGLVFLMDALYTLPSLLLSLTIAFVVGAGVWNAAIALSVAYIPQYFRVIRNQTVSTKTEVYIEAAQAIGADTKTILMKYLAPNVIQSLPAIFTLNAADAILTIAGLGFLGLGIPEDVPEWGHDLKQALDALSTGENIWWTTVFPGLAITFMAIGLSLVGEGLTQRFSSKKTEV, from the coding sequence ATGAAATCGCCTAAGCAGTCAGTATCGCAACGGTTAATGTCTATTGGTATCGTGATTAGCGTTATCTTTTTGCTGATGGCGATCGTCTCACCTCTGCTCCAAGCTTTCGGGCTGTTAAATCCAAGTGAGTTTCTCAGCTATCCGATCCATGAGCCACCATCAGCACAGCATTGGTTCGGTACAGATTTACAGGGACATGATGTATTTGCCAGAACGATCGCTGGTGCAGGTGTGGCATGGCAAGTCACGCTTGCCTCGACAATCATTAGCTTAGCGATCGGCGTACCCTTGGGGATGCTAAGTGGCTACAAAGGCGGCTGGCTCGATCGCGGTTTAGTCTTCCTCATGGATGCGCTCTACACCTTACCCAGTCTATTGCTCTCACTGACGATCGCCTTTGTGGTCGGTGCGGGTGTCTGGAATGCGGCGATCGCTCTCAGTGTTGCCTATATCCCCCAATATTTTCGGGTAATCCGCAACCAAACCGTGAGTACGAAAACCGAGGTGTATATCGAAGCGGCTCAAGCGATCGGTGCGGATACGAAAACGATCTTAATGAAATATCTCGCGCCCAATGTGATCCAAAGCTTACCTGCTATTTTCACCCTCAACGCCGCCGATGCAATTCTGACGATCGCTGGTTTAGGATTTTTAGGTTTAGGCATCCCTGAAGATGTGCCTGAATGGGGTCACGATCTCAAGCAAGCTCTCGATGCGCTATCGACTGGCGAAAATATCTGGTGGACAACGGTTTTCCCTGGTTTGGCGATTACTTTTATGGCGATCGGGCTTTCTCTCGTAGGTGAAGGTTTGACTCAGAGATTTAGTAGTAAGAAGACTGAGGTTTAA